The Castanea sativa cultivar Marrone di Chiusa Pesio chromosome 4, ASM4071231v1 sequence aacaaacaacaataagCCTTTAGCTAActcacaatgaagaaaaatatgatCCACAGATTCTCCATTAAATCTACACCTTCAACACCGGTATGTAATAATTACATCCTGTTTCCTTAGGTTGTCCATTGTTAAAATTTCACCCTTTTCTGCTGTCTGGGAAAAAGAAAGCTAGATGAGGGAAAGCTTTGACTTGCCAAAGAGCTTCCCCAGGAAAGTTCGCATTGCCCCTGTTGCTCAAAGCTTTATAATAACTCTTTACTTTAAAGCCTTGACTTTTGAAGGGCATCCAGATAATTCCATCCTCTTCTAAACTTTGTAGCATATaaatcatccaagaaggattcTATGGACTCTAATCTTATACCACCCGAATAGAGGGTAATGTACTAATGTTTCTTTCATTACTTTAAGCTCTTAAATCTACATAAAGGAATAATTTGATgagaaattttggtttttatgcatcatttagttcaattttttttttttttaaatgatgtacgtgtaattttattgatatttaGAACAAATACTTCTTTCATAACGTTATCATTAGTCTACGCTGCATATAGATTATTCTCTTCTAATAAACTGATATTTTGCATAAGAACTGAAAAGTCAAGAATGACAATTTGACAATTCCACTTATAACATGAGAAAATATGATGGAATTTTGGAAGTCTGGGGACAAAGTATATCGTAATCTagattatggaaaaaaaaaaaaaaaaggagtgtaTAACGTGGTCTTTAATCTTTTATGAAAACCAAACTGGCTTCTTGTTagaacaaaatatttcaatCCAGGTACGTCACGTGCCGTTGTGTGCATGggtcttaatttatttttttgagaagatgtgTCATATGTGTGTATGAGTCTCtatgtgtttatatgtataAAGTTCGTACATTATatgcttttggtttttttggccATTTGTCGCACTGTAATAGGCCACTTAGATTTCACTAAGACTTCTTGGCCTTATCTCATTTATTCTCACTGTTACATGTATGGCATATTACTATCTCTATCTCCTCTTCTTGCATCATAtcaatctctttctctcactctctctcttcattgCCGCCTACCGACTTTAATTTTCAACCTTACGTGGATGGTGATAATTAATGCACTCGATCGATGTAGTAGCTAGGATTCTACTGAACGAAAAATCTAATCCTCTTTGAAAGTTCCTCAATTATTTTCCACATGGTGGACTGGTGGTTATTATTTTCATTATGGATGAATAATAATGGTGCAATAGACACAactaatttgacaattttttattctcaaaaaaaaaaaaatttgacaatttttttgcaTCTTATTAAGCCGACACTTTgtaatttttgtcattttgtcggatcaaattttactatatactaattataatttattacgaaaaatgttatgaaatttgACACGTCTCTGTAGTCTGTATATGTGAACCTATATATTGAGAGTCTAGTCTTGCACAGTTCTCTCATAAACACAAACATGGCTTCTCTCTCACAACCATCCCATACTATCACCACCAGGACCCACATTCCCCCCTCCTCTCTATCTCCATTCTTTCCCAAAAAAACCCATCTTTCTAAACTTCCAAAACGCATCCATCACCTTGCTCCTAGCGTAGTCTCATGCAAAGCCCAAAACGATGATCAAAAgggacaacaacaacaatctcCCCTAGAAATGTTTGATAGGAGAGATGTACTCATTGGCCTAGGAGGCCTCTATGGTGCTACAAATCTTTACAATGATGACCCTTTTGCCATGGCAGCTCCTGTGTCTGCCCCAGCTCTAACAAAGTGTAGCAAAGCTGATTTACCAGCTGGAGCAAAACCAGTCAATTGTTGCCCACCATCATCCACCAAAATCATTGATTTTAAGCGACCTCCACAAAACTCACCCCTGCGTGTTAGACCCGCAGCTCATTTAGCTGACAAGGAATACATAGCCAAATACTCCCAAGCCATTAAGCTCATGAAAGCTTTACCAGCTAATGACCCAAGAAATTTCACACAACAAGCTAATGTTCATTGTGCTTATTGTGATGGTGCATATGACCAAGTTGGTTTCCCTGACCTTGAAGTCCAAGTTCACAACTCTTGGCTCTTTTATCCCTTCCATCGTTACTACTTATACTTCTATGAAAAAATCTTGGGAAAGTTGATTGATGACCCAACTTTTGCTTTGCCATTTTGGAACTGGGATTCACCTTCTGGCATGAAAATGCCAGCCATGTTTGCTGACCCCAAATCACCACTTTATGATACTTACCGCAATGCAAAGCATCAGCCACCGACCTTGCTCGACCTTGATTATAGTGGCACTGATGAATCAACAAGAAGTCAAGACCAATTGTCTAGCAACCTCACCGTCATGTATCGCCAAATGGTGTCAAATGGTAAGAATCCTAAGCTATTCTTTGGCAATGCTTACCGTGCTGGAAGTGATCCTGACCCGGGTGCTGGATCGATTGAGAACATTCCACATGGTCCTGTACACTTATGGTGCGGTGACACTACTCAGCCTAATCTTGAAGACATGGGCAACTTCTACTCAGCAGGTAGAGATAAATTAATTAGTGATAAATTACTGATTCTCTCGTAATTTTAATCCTTTAGGATACAgtgaatttgattattttgataattattcTTAATATAGGGTGAGTTTGGCATGCTTAATTttgcaaaaagttttcaatttcagcaaaattaACAGATTCTAAACAGACTCTTAGGATGTGTTTGGATACACATCCACGTCCATGTTTGAGGCTCCAACGCGTTTTCAGCTTTGTCGCAGTTGTTGACTAATTCTCCCGTGAACTGTGCATCTGTGCATTGTTTATGGGACCCATAAACTTTACTTTTAgctaatttttcattaaaaatgggtctcacatcactattcatacatttaaaaattattttgctacagtgttttcagttttcagtttttaattttcagtaataagttctatccaaacggaccctagcCTTCCATCAATCATGTTTGtcgtctaattttttttttaaacgtacATATACTAGAATTAGatcaattttttctatataagttttacaaaatgatgtattattaataaaaaataaaaaattgaattattatattatttaaattacaaaaaatcacatttatATATTGTCGGCTGTCAAGAAGAATTTAGTCATTTGAATGTTATTCTTAGCAGGTAGAGATCCAATATTTTTCTCTCACCACTCCAATGTGGATAGAATGTGGACTATATGGAAAACATTAGGAGGGAAGAAACGATCTGATCCAAAAGACAAAGATTGGCTAAACACTACCTTTTTGTTCTACGATGAAAATGCACAGGCAGTTCGTGTTAAGGTTAAGGATTGCCTTGAGCCTACGAACCTGAACTATGTTTATCAAGATGTGGAAATTCCATGGCTAAAGTCTAAACCAACACCACGTAAATCAAAAACCAAGAAAGTAGCCAAGTTGTTTCAACTAGGAGGAGGTGTAGGTGTAGCACAAGCTGCTGAAACATCATCCTCAAGTGTTAAGTTCCCAGTTGTTTTGGACAAGGTGATAAGCACTGTGGTGTCTAGGCCtaagaaaaagagaagcaaggatgagaaggaagaagaggaggaagtGTTAGTGGTTGAAGGGATTCAGTTTGAGAGAGATTCGGCTGTGAAGTTTGATGTGTATATTAATGACGAGGATGACTCGCCTAGCAGACCAGACAAGACCGAGTTTGCTGGGAGCTTTGTGAATGTGCCTCATAGGCATAACCATACGAAGAAAATGAACACTGTCTTGAATCTTGGGATCACTGAGTTGTTGGAGGATTTGGACGCTGAAGATGATGATAGTGTGGTGGTGACCTTGGTGCCAAGGTTTGGCAAAGGGCTAGCCACAATTGGTGGAATCAAGATtgagtttgtttcttgaaattgaattttcaacgatttttgtgttcttcttcttctttctttctttgctttttgCTAATTTTATCGAGCAATAGGGCATAACAACTTTCTGTTTTGCactttgccaaaaaaatataattaataataattaataactttttgttttgCACTTTgtatattttactattttttttaatgtataaaattatAGTCCCGCTGGtgtaatgaagaagaaaatcacACTTTCCTTGAATAGTTGCATAGGGAGGGCTCTAAATGAATCAAGCCGGTTATGAACAATTAGAGCTCAGTTCGATAAAAagtttgtttatgtttgtttgtttataaataagccaagtttgagccttagttttaggctcATTTGATAAACAAGTCAAGCCCAAGTAAAACAATTTGTTCACGAATAAGCTCGTGAGCTGCTAGCTTGATACACAACAATTTAAGCatagactcatttataagtttatatgtgttagctaaatatactcattacacatatcttaataatgacatggccAACATGAGACCACTACCCATATTACCTGAATTTTTTCATTCCCTTTAAACTGATCAAGAACCACTTTAGACcatagttacatttaaaaataaataaataattacgtAGGTCACATATGATCCTTCCCTATCAATTATCTAAAGTAAAATTATGAAacatgttagtattttctcattcataatagttacaaacaagtatttttttagtccttcatcatctaacgtgaatgtaaaaattgtattttgaacaattgctGAAGTTGTATAACatgaatgatgaatgaatgaatttaattatataaattattaatttgaataatagctaATCATAAGTAAGACTATATGTATGATAAAATAagtatactattttctttttcttttatcttaattttagagatttaatcatttaataatgtaatttttttagatcttaagctcaaaaacttgacttgagcttgagtttgagcttaatattaagcttgagtttggcatgactaattaatcaagtcaaaccaagccaagctcaaactttttggattttccACAAGTTCAAGCTTAAACactatttttaggcttgtcacaagcttAAGCCAAgcttgagttttttatttttcttgatgagTCAAGCTTGAACATGCACTACTCGACAAAGTTTAGCTCGTTTACAGCCCTATGCGTAGGGTTTTTTGTGGTTATAAAACGATAGGCAGAGAAAGGATAAGGAGGGATTGAAAAAAAGCTATTGCACTGGGCAATTAATCATAGTGTGTGAGTGAgaggtgaaaaaaataaagtgagTAAAAATTTGAgggttaaaaaaattttatttaaagtttGAGATTAAAAGTGATTTTTGTAATTAGCCCTAATTATTGTACAGGATTTCAATCTGGATAATGTGTTGAGAAAATGAGAGGTTCATTGAACAATTTCACTTggatatttttaccaaaaatgcAAGGGAGAAATTATGGGAGGTTCACCTACGGTACCTACCAGTCTACCACCAAAGTGCACCACCATCAACAATCATAAAGTGGAAAGATAAAGCAAGATATagataattttatatttgggTACACCTAGGTGTAGTAGTAtacttttcttttgaaaatgacTCGTATGAAATTGGGTACACTTTTGTGTGAACAAAAATGGTGTAATATGTCATAAGCACTGAATAATTTCAAAGGCGAGATGCGTAAGCCAATAATAAAGTCAAAAGCGAAAACAATGGTAGGAATTAATTTACTCttttctatataattttttttaagtcgtTGACGGCAAAActtattcaaatttattaatttctttgaatttttttgttataaataatttaataattcgtttgttctttcttatatactatataattaaCCCCTTTACtaaaggataaaatttaggtATAAATTCTTAAGTGTTCTacgtattttaaaattttcaatcaaatttaaacaatatgACTTAGAGAGGCCAGTAGTTGGTGAGACTTATCCTTGACAACAAATACCTCAAAGTCATAGCTAGGGCATGCTAATGGTGTAACTTGGTAAACAGGTCAGTTtgattgggttgggtttgaCCCGACCAAGTTCAGATTAAAAATAGGTCATCATAAATTGGTTGCAAAAACAATGATTCTTAAGGCccgtttggtaatattgttctggttatattttttaagttttgtgaaaatacatgtgggtaaaaaaatgttgtgaaaatacgtattgtcttgtttaaacaacacaaccaaacagGTCCTTAATTACCCAGTCTTTTGAGGGTCAAGTCAACCTAATATCACCCATATTTTTTtcacaagccaaaaaaaattattaaaaaataaataagaaacttgataattttttttcttcctttcaatacaaataatataaaaggaTAAATAAGTAGTACATAGATCTTAAGTTTACATAGTTCAAGGTTCACTAAATTGAAAGCTTCAAGCATCGACTTCGTTAGGAAAGAATTTATGAGTGTAAggaacaaaatagaaaataaaaaggaaataaagaaaataaaaagaagcaaaaacacAATATCTTTCATGGGCTGTACATGTACAGTAGCTCAACACAATGGCTTGACTTtgtcctttctttctttttttatgataatCTAATGGTTATAAAAGATGAGACGAAATTTAAATATGaacccattaaaaaatattaaccaaTTAAGTTACGAGCTCTTGGCAACTTTATCTGCTCTTGATTTTGAGTAATTGGGAATGGAAGATTCATTGAACCTCTATTTCTCGAGTTTAATTTAATCATAGTTTTGATCCTTTCGAGGGCCTATTCCCATCAATCTGCTATTCTTATTAGGCCCAAACTTTGTACATTCGCCAATCCTTTTTAATCCCCAACATCGGCGTTTAATCCTAGTCCAGTGTCATGCAACCAATAGCCCTTTATCATTTACATAAATGCTACCCGTACATTTTGTTTTCTGAATTAAGTAATTTGGACTTTGGACTTTGGAGCACTTAATGGATTAGAGTACGAAACATTGGGCCTAGAGTTGAGTATAAGACGTCTGGGAATTGAAGTTTCAACACTATGCGAGGAcaagaatatgatttttttttcatgtcatTGTGAACTTGTGAAttcttcttaaaataatatcatatggcgtaaggaaaaaaaaaatatacgaGATTAGGTAATAGTTTACAACAAGTCTATAGGCGCAATTAAATTCACAACAAATTTAACAACGGCTCAATGTAGCAAGTAGTTAATGGTAGATAATAAAATAGTGTTAATAGTAGGTACATATGagaatcaataataacttatcaaCTCAGTAGATATGAAATTTGCTTTAAAAACTATTGTATCTTAAGCATAGCTCATAATCTAGGATTCTAGTGGTAATAGTATACTCTATGACGGCTCATGTCTGTGATTGAAATCTCATCTCCCCTTCCCCATTATATGCAGCCTATCTACTACCTTGAATAAATGGATATAGGTTATAACCTACTCATTGAAGTGTAACAATACTCTGTTATAAATTTTGGggttaatttcattaaaatgagTTTCTCATTATATTATAGTCTAGCCGACGCTTAAAACCTCAAAATGTCATTCAGATTTGATAATACACATCACTCAAATTTCAACATGTTATTTTGCTTTGTTAAGTGTGTTAACTTTGACTGGAGAGTACGATCAAATCTAAATGATTTTAGTTTCAACGCATGTTTGCTAATTAACTAGACTTTTATTTACACGATTGTGTTTTTCTGTGTGTGTGAGCAGGTGATTAATCAGTTTTTTTGGACCTAGTGCATATACGAAAATGATGTGCTTGTTGTTGTTCCTGCTTAACTAGTGGGTACATTAGGTGCTTCTTgttcttactttttctttttctttttctttttctgaagaAGAGCAGAAAAGAAGTTAACCAGTACAAGCACGACCAATTTTTGTAGAGGACTTGGTTGCCAAAAGAGCTAAACCAAGCTAATTATACAAACTTTTCTCTTGCTAGTAAATTTAGACACTTGATGCAGTTGCTTGCTCAAGTACCAAACATCCTCCACTTATGCACAAATAAGTTCGGGTAACACTAATCAATTCTTGGAGATAAAGAGCTTAGCTAGCCCCTGGTAGCTTTTGATTTTGTAGAGGATTCTTTTCCAATACAGGTTGTTTAATTACGGAGCCCAATCGAGGAgagtattataaaatatttctctaagcttttttaaagaaagtttcaacctataacgtCCGCTcgtaataatagttttttatcatcaaatcaagtaccaattagtttttggtgtatgCAGAAATTAAATCTCAGATCttttatttaaccatcagagattttaccaaaacatttctctaaagtgtgtgtgtgtatattcaCCTATGTCCATGGGTAATAGTATGAAAGGTGTTAACCGAAGTGGACCGATCAGATCAAAATGGACTGAAATAGACCAAACTAGATCGTAATGGAGCAAATTGACTAAGTAGATCTAAATGGACCGAAATATGAAGTGAACCGAAATGGATTGCAATGGAGCGTATGGACCAAGTGGACTGTAGTGGACCGAATAGACCAAATGTGAGCGAATGGACCAAAATTAGACCAAAAATAAATCGAAATGCTATGTGGCTCAACTAAAGCTTAGCAAAAATAAATgctaattttcagtttttagatattatatatatatatatatatatatatatatatatatatatataaagattatgctaggtatatttttaaagaaaattgttatatctacaatatttttacaacaaatcataggtagtaAGTTtttactgattttaatttaaatccattactaaaattatttttttgtccaccaataacaacctactacttatgatttattgtgaaagtattgcaaaaatattgtagacatacctttcttcattttgaaataTGTTCTTGCACATGCATGTTTATGAATTATGAGCTAGTTGTCTAACAATTTAACtgtaaatcatttttttaacaaggaagtttttgttagtattaatgagatttaatttcttttaccTTTCATaagacttcaaaaaaaaaaaaaaactgtacatTTTTGATGcaatggtcacttcacaagtataagtgcttgtggggtgagagcttagtgcgatggtcacttcacaagtataagtgcttgtgtgTAAggaccggggttcaagtctctaggagagagtttcacatacatatacacttagattaggctaaagtagaatttctaccttatataaaaattaaaaaaaaaaaaaaactataccaACATTGACTTTAGAgatcaaattaataaaacctTAAGGAGTTTGTAAGTGTAACCCCATTAGAAGTGGTCTCCCAGTGCTTATCCAGTGTAACCCCATGTTTGTCACTTGGTGATTTACATTATGCTGAAAGCAATAAGAAtagagaaataattttttatataattattcaGGGGACCtacagtgattttttttttatataaaaaaattgttgtgatATATTGTGATGGATACATAATGAAAATAGTGTCAGtaatatttttaagtgaaaatgatatcatttaaacctaatatataatatcaacaatcatgaaaaatattgtgtttttaacattaatcatttacaattttttttttatacaaaaagtgTCATAATAAACTTAATTCTTTTAACAGGCAGTACAAAATTACATTTCATGCTcatttagggggtgtttggtaaaatagtttgagatgagatttttgttatttgagataaaatttttgtaattttttgaaatacgtgtaagtaaaaagtgtgtaatattatttaaaatgtaaaaatgtgagttttaatttagaaaccaaacatgcccttacATGCTCAAAAGTATGTgtcaattcttttttgtttttacgtCTTTATATTCTATCAATTATAAAAtgttattctttttaaaaaaaaaaagataaactttGGTTATATACAAATAAATGCCAAAAACAATTAtgataaatgtaaaaaaaaaaaaaaactctagatTATATTAtagataagaaaaagaaaaagaaaatgtggtACATTGTGATGGAgggaatattaaaaaataaaaatagttagtGAGATCAAACTTTTGTACCGATAAATCtggtcgttttttttttttgataaattaccGAGGAATCTACTCCTTTGCCACACCCGCAACAACTCAATAACATTCCAAGATTGAATGGATcctataagagcattcacattaaaaGAGTGGCTCACCTTTTACggtaaagaaaatagaaaagagtGGCTcactttttttcatataaagCAAGCAGAAGCAGAGGCAGGGCAGAGGTCAACAGCACAAACAccaaaagaaagacaaagcaaAGCAGTAAAAGAACAATGGCTGCTGCCTCGTCTGCTTATCTGATCAACTCCAAATCTGAACTCTTTGTTACTGACCCTTCTCTTCGTACTTTGAGACAAAAAACCACCTGGGTGGGCCCCACCACAACAAACTCTTTGAGGTTGTTCAGGAACACCAAGAATTCTGGAAGCGTCAGCATAAGCatcaacagcaacagcaacaagctctcttctacttcttcttcttcttcttcaggttGTTCTATTGTGTGCAAGGCTGTGTCTGTGAAAGCCCCCACTGATATTGAGGGTCTCAACATTGCTGAGGATGTTTCTCAGGTCAGAATATAAACCCAATTTGTagtcttttgttgttttttcaaGGATAAATTTGAGAATTAGGAAATGGGTTGGTTTGGTTTCTTGGATTTGGCTGATTCTGATAAGTATGTTATTCATATGAGAGTGAGATAATAATGTTGTTCTTGGCATTGTGTTTCGGAATTACGAATTCGGTTCTTTTACATTGTTGAAAATTCATATTAAAGTTGTATTGTTTTTGGATGAAATGGTtcattggaattggaattggtTGTTCTTATTATTTGGAATTTTCAATGTTGATGAAAATGTCATTAAGGTCTGGCAATAAAGTGATTTTTTACATGATAATTAATGGAAACCATGAAATGAGTTATTCTGATTTGTTAAGAATATGGATGGGAATCGGCTAATGTTACA is a genomic window containing:
- the LOC142631482 gene encoding polyphenol oxidase, chloroplastic-like isoform X2 is translated as MASLSQPSHTITTRTHIPPSSLSPFFPKKTHLSKLPKRIHHLAPSVVSCKAQNDDQKGQQQQSPLEMFDRRDVLIGLGGLYGATNLYNDDPFAMAAPVSAPALTKCSKADLPAGAKPVNCCPPSSTKIIDFKRPPQNSPLRVRPAAHLADKEYIAKYSQAIKLMKALPANDPRNFTQQANVHCAYCDGAYDQVGFPDLEVQVHNSWLFYPFHRYYLYFYEKILGKLIDDPTFALPFWNWDSPSGMKMPAMFADPKSPLYDTYRNAKHQPPTLLDLDYSGTDESTRSQDQLSSNLTVMYRQMVSNGKNPKLFFGNAYRAGSDPDPGAGSIENIPHGPVHLWCGDTTQPNLEDMGNFYSAGRDPIFFSHHSNVDRMWTIWKTLGGKKRSDPKDKDWLNTTFLFYDENAQAVRVKVKDCLEPTNLNYVYQDVEIPWLKSKPTPRKSKTKKVAKLFQLGGGVGVAQAAETSSSSVKFPVVLDKVISTVVSRPKKKRSKDEKEEEEEVLVVEGIQFERDSAVKFDVYINDEDDSPSRPDKTEFAGSFVNVPHRHNHTKKMNTVLNLGITELLEDLDAEDDDSVVVTLVPRFGKGLATIGGIKIEFVS
- the LOC142631482 gene encoding polyphenol oxidase, chloroplastic-like isoform X1; the protein is MASLSQPSHTITTRTHIPPSSLSPFFPKKTHLSKLPKRIHHLAPSVVSCKAQNDDQKGQQQQSPLEMFDRRDVLIGLGGLYGATNLYNDDPFAMAAPVSAPALTKCSKADLPAGAKPVNCCPPSSTKIIDFKRPPQNSPLRVRPAAHLADKEYIAKYSQAIKLMKALPANDPRNFTQQANVHCAYCDGAYDQVGFPDLEVQVHNSWLFYPFHRYYLYFYEKILGKLIDDPTFALPFWNWDSPSGMKMPAMFADPKSPLYDTYRNAKHQPPTLLDLDYSGTDESTRSQDQLSSNLTVMYRQMVSNGKNPKLFFGNAYRAGSDPDPGAGSIENIPHGPVHLWCGDTTQPNLEDMGNFYSAAGRDPIFFSHHSNVDRMWTIWKTLGGKKRSDPKDKDWLNTTFLFYDENAQAVRVKVKDCLEPTNLNYVYQDVEIPWLKSKPTPRKSKTKKVAKLFQLGGGVGVAQAAETSSSSVKFPVVLDKVISTVVSRPKKKRSKDEKEEEEEVLVVEGIQFERDSAVKFDVYINDEDDSPSRPDKTEFAGSFVNVPHRHNHTKKMNTVLNLGITELLEDLDAEDDDSVVVTLVPRFGKGLATIGGIKIEFVS